A part of Amycolatopsis lurida genomic DNA contains:
- a CDS encoding MFS transporter, whose product MPGLARYLTAAVLVRGADSGATVGLVLLAAHQRLPPVMGGLLIAALNAPHLLGPWLAARLDKAIQRPRLLAAAYLLYGTALSGGALAITRLPAIVALLAVGVAGCCGPLLTGGLSSVLDDLGASRRNQGWDALSYGIGGTAGPAAVAGLAGLTGPLPAVLGLAAATLVAAALILTLPLGDTPAHREAVGLRAGLKSLVAVPPLRRVTVLTLLSAVQLGALPVVAVALGHELYDTTAGAALVVAYGAGGLAGSALVTAWPLRGEPEILAVRLFASLAVVTVLCALTTSYPAAITGFAVLGLVNATSFTATLTARTRYAPPGARAQVFVTSAGLKVAMAALGAALAGAAAELGGRTLLICTAAITLTAVATALLDRRLTARKHRRREHAHVAAEPRQERTSGV is encoded by the coding sequence ATGCCCGGTTTGGCCAGATATCTGACGGCTGCGGTGCTGGTTCGCGGTGCCGACAGCGGCGCCACGGTCGGCCTCGTTCTGCTCGCCGCGCACCAGCGTCTGCCTCCGGTCATGGGCGGACTGCTCATCGCCGCGCTCAACGCGCCACACCTGCTGGGTCCATGGCTGGCGGCGCGGTTGGACAAGGCGATTCAGCGGCCCCGCCTGCTCGCGGCGGCCTATCTGCTCTACGGAACCGCCTTGTCGGGTGGCGCGCTGGCGATCACCCGGTTGCCCGCGATCGTGGCGCTTCTCGCGGTCGGGGTGGCGGGATGCTGCGGACCGTTGCTGACCGGCGGGTTGAGTAGCGTGTTGGACGATCTTGGCGCGAGTAGACGCAACCAAGGCTGGGATGCGCTCTCCTACGGAATCGGCGGAACTGCGGGCCCCGCCGCGGTCGCGGGGCTCGCCGGCCTGACCGGCCCGCTCCCCGCCGTTCTGGGCCTGGCCGCGGCGACTCTCGTCGCGGCCGCGCTGATCTTGACGTTGCCTCTCGGTGACACACCAGCGCATCGGGAAGCGGTGGGGCTGAGGGCGGGACTAAAGAGTTTGGTGGCTGTGCCGCCGCTGCGGCGGGTGACGGTGCTGACGCTGCTGTCCGCGGTCCAGTTGGGGGCTTTACCGGTCGTCGCCGTGGCACTGGGGCATGAACTGTACGACACCACCGCGGGCGCGGCGCTGGTCGTCGCCTACGGTGCGGGCGGTCTTGCGGGCTCGGCATTGGTGACCGCGTGGCCGCTGCGGGGTGAACCAGAGATCCTGGCGGTGCGGCTGTTCGCCTCACTGGCCGTGGTCACCGTGTTGTGTGCCCTCACCACGAGCTATCCGGCGGCGATTACCGGCTTCGCCGTGCTTGGACTGGTGAACGCGACATCGTTCACCGCCACCCTCACCGCTCGCACCCGCTACGCGCCGCCAGGCGCCCGGGCACAAGTATTCGTCACCAGCGCCGGCTTGAAGGTCGCGATGGCCGCTCTGGGCGCAGCCCTGGCCGGCGCCGCGGCTGAACTCGGAGGCCGCACACTTCTCATCTGCACGGCCGCGATCACGCTGACGGCGGTCGCCACCGCGTTGCTGGATCGGCGGCTCACTGCCCGGAAGCATCGACGGCGCGAACATGCCCACGTCGCGGCGGAGCCCCGGCAGGAGCGCACGTCCGGTGTGTGA
- a CDS encoding CGNR zinc finger domain-containing protein, which produces MFTFLSGSPCLDLTTTLQVRHQTSPRELLAAPGDVTRWLEQAGLGAGISVDSEGLRRTIALREVVNRLCRGTGLAEDRAALNAAAAHPPLIPRWTGDTVEFRGDLQQALSTLARDAITLLADRKTGRIRECDHPDCSRLFLDSSRSGRRRWCGMSSCGTKAKSADYRRRNSDRARRTAT; this is translated from the coding sequence GTGTTCACCTTTCTCAGCGGCAGCCCGTGCCTGGATCTGACGACAACCCTGCAGGTCCGACACCAGACCAGCCCGCGAGAGCTGCTGGCCGCTCCCGGCGACGTCACCCGCTGGTTGGAGCAGGCCGGTCTCGGCGCCGGGATCTCCGTCGACTCAGAAGGGCTCCGTCGAACCATCGCCCTGCGCGAAGTCGTCAACCGTCTTTGCCGAGGGACCGGCCTGGCCGAGGACCGCGCCGCTCTCAACGCCGCGGCGGCGCATCCCCCGCTGATACCCCGGTGGACGGGTGACACCGTCGAATTCCGAGGCGATCTTCAGCAGGCCCTTTCCACTCTCGCCCGCGACGCCATCACCTTGTTGGCAGACAGGAAAACGGGCCGGATCCGAGAGTGCGACCACCCCGACTGCAGCCGGCTCTTCCTGGACTCCTCCCGCTCCGGCCGCCGCCGCTGGTGCGGGATGAGCAGCTGCGGAACCAAGGCGAAATCAGCTGACTATCGGCGCCGGAACAGCGACCGGGCCCGTCGAACCGCTACGTGA
- a CDS encoding DUF6892 domain-containing protein produces the protein MFRDFNFKLLVIDKLMYQDKLIQPRFRIADILHAKGATGDLWKYLREQDLLNTVLEEARQYFTELEITPEQLAAVDELTTDGGLEIYHQCSPFWDGEDDLFDVTSLDDLALLPNLRVIHGGDEAMMAAPGAEDTLKARGIAVG, from the coding sequence ATGTTCCGCGACTTCAACTTCAAGCTGCTGGTCATCGACAAGCTCATGTACCAGGACAAGCTCATCCAGCCCCGTTTCCGGATCGCCGACATCCTCCACGCCAAGGGCGCCACCGGCGACCTGTGGAAGTACCTGCGCGAACAGGACCTGCTGAACACCGTCCTCGAGGAAGCCCGCCAGTACTTCACCGAATTGGAGATCACCCCCGAACAACTGGCCGCCGTCGACGAACTGACCACTGACGGCGGCTTGGAGATCTACCACCAGTGCTCCCCGTTCTGGGACGGCGAGGACGACCTCTTCGACGTCACCTCACTGGACGACCTCGCCCTGCTACCCAACCTCCGCGTGATCCACGGCGGCGACGAGGCCATGATGGCCGCCCCTGGCGCCGAGGACACTCTCAAGGCCCGCGGAATCGCCGTGGGATGA
- a CDS encoding helix-turn-helix domain-containing protein, protein MTDPATTPSPPAGLLVIGESTFTKRVEAIRPTGSPSWLLMWTTRGHGAVHHGETALTTSAGRLVLIEPGVRHTYGVAPGAAEWTLLWAHFRAPQGNWLGTSRHLTPAASGAAEAIDAAFARLGRYARLTGDHIPPSPVHLPAFATSPDQQALAMCVLEEIVRLADLAGAPAAPPGPDPRITRAQQLIAETPEAPHTLNSLAATAGLSPSHFSHLYARATGHSPMREVRTRRLHRAARLLTGTGMSVAAVAGTVGYVDQFHFSRAFRREFGLPPSSYRLSGEVPGGD, encoded by the coding sequence ATGACAGATCCTGCTACGACGCCCTCGCCTCCGGCCGGGTTGCTCGTCATCGGAGAGAGCACCTTCACCAAGCGCGTCGAGGCGATCCGGCCGACCGGCTCACCGAGCTGGCTGCTCATGTGGACAACGCGGGGGCACGGGGCCGTGCACCACGGGGAAACGGCCCTGACAACCAGTGCGGGGCGGCTCGTGCTGATCGAACCGGGCGTGCGGCACACCTATGGAGTCGCCCCCGGCGCCGCGGAATGGACGCTGCTGTGGGCACATTTCCGCGCACCACAGGGAAACTGGCTCGGGACGAGTCGCCATCTCACACCGGCGGCGAGTGGCGCCGCGGAGGCCATCGACGCCGCCTTCGCCCGGCTCGGCCGTTACGCCCGGCTCACCGGTGATCACATCCCGCCGTCACCGGTCCACCTCCCGGCCTTCGCCACCAGCCCCGACCAGCAAGCCCTCGCCATGTGCGTGCTCGAGGAAATCGTGCGCCTGGCCGACCTCGCCGGCGCTCCCGCCGCACCGCCGGGCCCTGACCCGCGCATCACCCGCGCGCAGCAGCTCATTGCCGAGACACCGGAGGCCCCGCATACCCTGAACTCGCTCGCCGCCACCGCCGGGCTGTCACCGTCACACTTCAGTCACCTCTACGCGAGGGCCACCGGCCACAGCCCCATGCGGGAGGTGCGCACCCGCCGCCTGCACCGCGCGGCTCGGCTGCTGACCGGCACGGGAATGTCCGTCGCCGCGGTCGCCGGCACCGTCGGCTACGTCGACCAGTTCCACTTCAGCCGCGCGTTCCGCCGCGAGTTCGGCCTGCCGCCGAGCAGCTACCGGCTTAGCGGCGAGGTTCCCGGTGGGGACTGA
- a CDS encoding phytanoyl-CoA dioxygenase family protein — translation MEQLIDSSDIADDVAALRERMSEDGYLYFPRLLPSDYVTGVRADLAAVLHDSRWLASGTEPHELRASDRAVEEGESTFFGMYSAVQATQSFHELSERRELRGLAQRLLGEEVFCHPLHIARVTAPTPRATPTPAHQDYRLIQGAVDTLTMWIPLADCPSDAGGLEVLAGSHKLGVLGVSRAEGPGGVTAQVAGSGVDDWRSTHFGQGDVLMFTSLTVHGARPNLSDRLRLSADIRWQARSEPAAFIDGYEPFRPHFHPDVPDWPTLTRGWTSTTSIEIPEGLTYVRKFDAMSEHVPTPPSRFR, via the coding sequence ATGGAGCAGTTGATCGATTCCAGCGACATCGCCGACGATGTCGCGGCACTACGGGAGCGCATGTCCGAGGACGGCTACCTCTACTTCCCTCGCCTGCTGCCCAGCGACTACGTCACCGGTGTTCGCGCCGACCTCGCGGCCGTGCTCCACGACAGCAGGTGGCTGGCCTCCGGCACTGAGCCGCACGAGCTGCGGGCGTCCGACCGGGCGGTCGAGGAGGGCGAGTCCACCTTCTTCGGCATGTACTCCGCGGTGCAGGCGACGCAGTCCTTCCACGAGCTCAGCGAACGGAGGGAGCTGCGCGGCCTGGCTCAGCGGCTGCTCGGCGAGGAGGTCTTCTGTCACCCATTGCACATCGCCCGCGTCACGGCGCCGACGCCGCGGGCCACACCCACGCCCGCTCACCAGGACTACCGCCTCATCCAGGGCGCGGTCGACACCCTGACGATGTGGATCCCCCTCGCTGACTGTCCCTCCGACGCCGGCGGGCTTGAGGTCCTCGCCGGGTCGCACAAGCTCGGCGTGCTCGGTGTGTCCCGGGCGGAGGGCCCCGGTGGGGTCACCGCGCAGGTGGCGGGCAGCGGCGTGGACGACTGGCGCAGCACCCACTTCGGCCAGGGGGACGTGCTCATGTTCACCAGCCTCACCGTGCACGGGGCCCGCCCCAACCTCAGCGACCGGCTGCGGTTGTCGGCGGACATCCGGTGGCAGGCGAGGTCGGAACCGGCCGCCTTCATCGACGGATACGAGCCGTTCCGGCCACACTTCCACCCCGACGTGCCCGACTGGCCCACCCTGACACGGGGCTGGACCTCGACGACCAGCATCGAGATCCCGGAGGGGCTGACCTATGTCCGCAAGTTCGACGCGATGAGCGAACACGTGCCAACCCCTCCGTCCCGGTTCAGGTGA
- a CDS encoding bifunctional metallophosphatase/5'-nucleotidase, translating into MSASPKRWRAAAIATAASLAVSLAPAATAEPAPGVPVQLLSITDLHGYFGEYTTTVPGSRAGEPAKTVGGGAYLASHLKRLRAPQNSVLFSAGDDFSGWPSETAWFWNEPTIEYMNMIGVEFSTVGNHEIDRKPAYLEHMMKGTCQGRPDRDLCFTDSTGKRFQGADFDYYSANVINEATGKPLVKPYHVRQVDDGRGGTLPVGFIHATTTHTPQEQLSYWPSELKFLPEVETINRYAEELRGRGVQAIVAVVHEGFSQANGAGYNDCTAPFGPLADMNKQISPAVDAIVGGHWHALVNCMLPDPAGDPRPVVDAANHGRLINEINLELDPATGDVRRDRTKSVSHANTRDVAPDPEVQRMAKYWKDRLPARGDQQVATVTGDLTRTSGTDEESTLGNATADAFFWAANKDGQADLAVAMPGILLRDIPFAPKPANRADAPGRVLFSELVFGTVYENGIGPAVVRGTVTGKKLDELIESQWQRGADGVVTYRHMAVSGNVSYTYDPDAPLGQHVDIKKIRVNGKPVKADREYRIATLANNFFARNATPGFTALFDARNQDRSSYSGADALWGYLEARSPVRPPKLDRVRPAPGNRPG; encoded by the coding sequence ATGTCCGCATCACCCAAGAGATGGCGAGCGGCGGCGATCGCCACCGCCGCGTCGCTGGCCGTCTCACTGGCCCCGGCCGCGACGGCCGAGCCCGCGCCCGGGGTGCCCGTGCAGCTGCTGTCGATCACCGACCTGCACGGCTACTTCGGCGAGTACACCACGACCGTGCCCGGCTCGCGTGCCGGTGAGCCCGCGAAAACCGTGGGTGGCGGGGCATATCTCGCCTCGCACCTCAAGCGACTGCGCGCACCGCAGAACTCCGTACTGTTCTCCGCCGGCGACGACTTCTCCGGCTGGCCGTCGGAGACCGCGTGGTTCTGGAACGAGCCGACGATCGAGTACATGAACATGATCGGCGTCGAGTTCTCCACCGTGGGCAACCACGAGATCGACCGGAAACCGGCCTACCTCGAGCACATGATGAAGGGCACCTGCCAGGGCCGCCCCGACCGCGACCTCTGCTTCACCGACTCGACCGGGAAACGCTTCCAGGGCGCGGACTTCGACTACTATTCCGCGAATGTGATCAACGAGGCCACCGGCAAGCCGCTGGTCAAGCCGTATCACGTGCGGCAGGTCGACGACGGTCGCGGCGGCACGCTCCCGGTGGGATTCATCCACGCCACGACCACCCACACGCCGCAAGAGCAGCTCTCGTACTGGCCGAGCGAACTGAAGTTCCTGCCCGAGGTGGAGACGATCAACCGCTACGCCGAAGAGCTGCGCGGTCGGGGCGTCCAGGCCATCGTCGCCGTTGTGCACGAAGGGTTCTCGCAAGCGAACGGGGCGGGGTACAACGACTGCACCGCACCGTTCGGCCCGCTCGCCGACATGAACAAGCAGATCAGCCCGGCGGTGGACGCCATCGTCGGCGGGCACTGGCACGCGCTGGTGAACTGCATGCTGCCCGACCCGGCCGGTGATCCCCGCCCGGTGGTGGATGCGGCGAATCACGGCAGGCTGATCAACGAGATCAACCTGGAGCTGGACCCGGCGACCGGCGATGTCCGCCGGGACCGGACGAAGTCGGTCAGCCACGCCAACACCCGTGATGTCGCACCGGATCCCGAGGTGCAGCGGATGGCGAAGTACTGGAAGGACCGGCTCCCCGCGCGGGGTGACCAGCAGGTCGCCACGGTCACCGGCGATCTCACCCGCACCTCCGGCACCGACGAGGAGTCCACGCTCGGCAACGCCACCGCCGATGCTTTCTTCTGGGCGGCCAACAAGGACGGACAGGCCGATCTCGCGGTCGCGATGCCGGGAATCTTATTGCGTGACATACCTTTCGCCCCCAAGCCGGCCAATCGCGCAGACGCGCCGGGACGGGTGCTGTTCTCCGAGCTGGTCTTCGGCACGGTCTACGAGAACGGCATCGGCCCGGCCGTCGTGCGCGGGACGGTGACCGGCAAGAAACTCGACGAGCTGATCGAGAGCCAATGGCAGCGGGGTGCCGACGGTGTCGTGACGTATCGCCACATGGCCGTTTCCGGCAACGTCTCCTACACCTACGACCCCGACGCCCCGCTCGGGCAGCACGTCGACATCAAGAAGATCCGGGTCAACGGGAAGCCGGTGAAGGCCGACCGCGAATACCGGATCGCGACCCTGGCCAACAACTTCTTCGCCCGCAACGCCACACCCGGGTTCACGGCGCTTTTCGACGCCAGGAACCAGGATCGGAGCAGCTACTCCGGTGCGGACGCGCTCTGGGGGTACCTGGAGGCAAGGTCGCCGGTCCGGCCGCCGAAGCTCGACCGGGTCCGGCCCGCACCGGGAAACCGACCGGGCTAG
- a CDS encoding ABC transporter substrate-binding protein, translating into MQLSTFRRKMLSALSIGVLVGLVAACGGSGDSNGKTTLTYRIWDEQQQKGYEKVFEAFKATHPDIDVKIELQPYDQYWTKLVTEMVSGTAPDVFWMTPANFPELATKGALMDVTDAVEKSGLTKEKYHTNVVDSFTYKGKMYAAPKDWGVPGMLYNKQVFAEAGVEMPTEPLTWAPDGSGTFLPLMRKLTVDVNGKHPDESGFDPAKVKRWGFASWNHSGTQWLNWIPSNGGTTITKPYGAFNFNEPASVEALQWGVDLIKKWHVSPPAEQTNPPAGRATEMFQRGEVAVFPANNALLPFVAPGSTFPIGTASLPAGKAGRVVIINGLGEAVYSRTEHPDQAKQLVSFLATPQAQAIMAEGGYVFPAINDLAPRYVEHWKAKGIDTQPFLDEARGKTVNFPIVSGFAAAEPKINQIFNDMYLGSVTVPDAAGEAVKQGNALLTPEK; encoded by the coding sequence ATGCAGCTCTCGACTTTCCGGCGGAAGATGCTCAGCGCGCTGAGCATCGGCGTGCTGGTCGGGCTGGTCGCCGCCTGCGGCGGCAGCGGCGACAGCAACGGCAAGACGACACTGACCTACCGAATCTGGGACGAGCAGCAGCAGAAGGGCTACGAGAAGGTCTTCGAGGCGTTCAAAGCCACGCACCCCGACATCGACGTCAAGATCGAGCTTCAGCCCTACGACCAGTACTGGACCAAGCTCGTCACCGAGATGGTCTCCGGCACCGCGCCCGACGTGTTCTGGATGACGCCCGCGAACTTCCCCGAACTGGCGACGAAGGGCGCGTTGATGGACGTCACCGACGCCGTGGAGAAGTCCGGACTGACCAAGGAGAAGTACCACACCAACGTGGTGGATTCCTTCACCTACAAGGGAAAGATGTACGCCGCCCCCAAGGACTGGGGCGTACCGGGGATGCTCTACAACAAGCAGGTCTTCGCCGAGGCCGGCGTCGAGATGCCCACCGAGCCGCTGACCTGGGCGCCCGACGGATCCGGGACGTTCCTGCCGCTGATGCGGAAGCTCACCGTCGACGTGAACGGCAAACACCCCGATGAATCCGGCTTCGACCCGGCCAAGGTCAAGCGGTGGGGCTTCGCCTCCTGGAATCACTCGGGCACCCAGTGGCTGAACTGGATCCCGAGCAACGGCGGCACGACGATCACCAAGCCCTACGGCGCGTTCAACTTCAACGAGCCCGCTTCGGTCGAGGCGTTGCAGTGGGGCGTCGACCTGATCAAGAAGTGGCACGTGTCCCCGCCGGCCGAGCAGACCAACCCGCCGGCGGGCCGTGCGACCGAGATGTTCCAGCGCGGCGAGGTCGCGGTCTTCCCGGCCAACAACGCGCTGCTGCCCTTCGTCGCCCCCGGCTCGACCTTCCCGATCGGCACCGCGTCGCTGCCCGCGGGCAAGGCAGGCCGCGTCGTGATCATCAACGGCCTCGGCGAGGCGGTCTACTCCCGCACCGAGCATCCCGACCAGGCCAAGCAGCTCGTGTCGTTCCTGGCCACCCCGCAGGCGCAGGCGATCATGGCCGAGGGTGGTTATGTCTTCCCGGCCATCAACGACCTCGCCCCGCGCTACGTCGAGCACTGGAAGGCCAAGGGCATCGACACCCAGCCGTTCCTGGACGAGGCGCGTGGCAAGACCGTGAACTTCCCGATCGTGTCCGGCTTCGCCGCGGCGGAACCCAAAATCAACCAGATCTTCAACGACATGTACCTCGGATCGGTCACTGTCCCCGACGCCGCCGGGGAGGCTGTCAAACAAGGCAACGCCCTGCTCACCCCCGAGAAGTAA
- a CDS encoding carbohydrate ABC transporter permease, translating to MTTTTRRRRPSRRAALYATLIIGAAMSIFPYWLIVSTALKPRGELFEAAPWAPPSSPTMENLGALLGSDFAQSILNTFIFVTVLTVGQLIFTTLAAYAFARLDFRGRNSLFWLYLATLMVPNVVTLIPLFLIMRELDLVNSWYGLVAPYVFGTPYGIFLMRQFFRSIPREIEEAARMDGAGHLTILWRIILPLSRPILATLAIVTVISSWNNFLWPLIITSSEDTRVVTVAIAALRSEIGIDYTRMMAGSLLTLLPMLLVFVFFQRYIVRSVALTGLK from the coding sequence GTGACCACGACCACCCGGCGACGGCGGCCTTCCCGCCGCGCCGCCCTCTACGCGACGCTGATCATCGGGGCGGCCATGTCGATCTTCCCGTACTGGCTGATCGTCTCGACCGCGTTGAAACCGCGCGGTGAGCTCTTCGAGGCGGCACCGTGGGCGCCGCCGTCCTCGCCGACGATGGAGAACCTCGGCGCGCTGCTGGGCTCGGACTTCGCACAGTCCATCCTCAACACCTTCATCTTCGTCACCGTCCTCACCGTGGGGCAACTGATCTTCACCACGTTGGCGGCGTATGCGTTCGCGCGCTTGGACTTCCGGGGCCGCAACTCGCTGTTCTGGCTGTACCTGGCCACCTTGATGGTGCCCAACGTGGTGACCTTGATCCCGCTGTTCCTGATCATGCGTGAGCTGGACCTGGTGAACAGCTGGTACGGGCTCGTCGCGCCGTACGTCTTCGGGACACCGTACGGGATTTTCCTGATGCGCCAGTTCTTCCGCAGCATCCCGCGCGAGATCGAGGAGGCCGCGCGGATGGACGGCGCGGGGCACCTGACCATCCTGTGGCGGATCATCCTGCCGCTGAGCAGGCCGATCCTGGCCACGCTGGCGATCGTCACGGTGATCTCGTCCTGGAACAACTTCCTGTGGCCGCTGATCATCACCAGCAGCGAGGACACCCGTGTGGTCACCGTCGCGATCGCCGCCCTGCGCTCGGAGATCGGCATCGACTACACCCGGATGATGGCGGGCAGCCTGCTCACGTTGCTGCCGATGCTGCTCGTTTTCGTCTTCTTCCAGCGCTACATCGTCCGGTCGGTCGCCCTGACCGGACTCAAATGA
- a CDS encoding carbohydrate ABC transporter permease, producing MAQVLEVPTPPTPVSTRPMPPRGRRRRARETLTAYAFVAPSLFGVVAFLLLPVLIVAGLSLFDWKLLATPEFVGLANYERLFADGGIGHSLLVTVAYVVLTIPVQTVLALLLALLLNQRVRGVKIFRAMFVLPWMATPVVMGLVWGWIFDPATGAVNSFLEIFGIDGPSWLSSASLALPSVAATQVWQFAGYNMLFFLAGLQSIPKDFYEAATLDGASPVRQFFAITLPLLRPTLFFVLVTNVIGSFQVFDTVFVMTNGGPGNSTEVINYTIYQTAFRQFDFGYASAIAMVLFLIILAVTMAQVRYFNRTTTYDLT from the coding sequence ATGGCTCAGGTCCTTGAGGTGCCGACCCCGCCGACACCGGTTTCGACCCGCCCGATGCCGCCGCGGGGACGTCGGCGGCGAGCGCGAGAGACCCTGACGGCATATGCCTTCGTGGCCCCGAGCCTGTTCGGTGTCGTCGCGTTCCTGTTGCTGCCAGTGCTGATCGTCGCCGGGCTGAGCCTGTTCGACTGGAAGCTGCTGGCCACGCCGGAGTTCGTCGGGCTGGCCAACTACGAGCGGCTCTTCGCCGACGGCGGGATCGGCCACTCGCTGCTGGTGACCGTCGCCTACGTGGTCCTGACCATCCCGGTGCAGACGGTGCTGGCCCTGTTGCTCGCGCTGCTGCTCAACCAGCGAGTGCGCGGCGTGAAGATCTTCCGTGCGATGTTCGTCCTGCCCTGGATGGCGACGCCGGTGGTGATGGGCCTGGTGTGGGGCTGGATCTTCGACCCGGCCACCGGCGCGGTCAACTCCTTCCTGGAGATCTTCGGGATCGACGGGCCGAGCTGGCTGTCCTCGGCCAGCCTCGCGCTGCCCTCGGTGGCGGCGACCCAGGTGTGGCAGTTCGCGGGCTACAACATGCTGTTCTTCCTCGCCGGGTTGCAGTCCATCCCGAAGGACTTCTACGAGGCGGCCACGCTGGACGGGGCGTCGCCGGTCCGGCAGTTCTTCGCGATCACCCTGCCGCTGTTGCGCCCGACGCTGTTCTTCGTCCTCGTCACCAACGTGATCGGCTCGTTCCAGGTCTTCGACACCGTCTTCGTGATGACCAACGGCGGTCCCGGCAACAGCACCGAGGTCATCAACTACACGATCTACCAGACCGCGTTCCGGCAGTTCGATTTCGGCTACGCCTCCGCCATCGCGATGGTGCTGTTCCTGATCATCCTCGCGGTCACCATGGCGCAGGTCCGGTACTTCAACCGCACCACGACCTACGACCTGACCTGA
- a CDS encoding glycoside hydrolase family 36 protein has translation MPSRARVFEQGWQSWSPTGIYPGNATSPRPSSAQIAASCFRFDRPMPESGFQGEGLIVIDPGDGGPVRSWSAVDHSAEVPSIRVQALGDRLVVSSLGAVRETEHADLPRALVAWAEEVAADGGVTAVRPLGPGWSSWYGHWNKVTEQDIADTLVHAERLELPLEIIQLDDGYQNAIGDWLDIRPGFGSLEGVAKRVADTGRRAGIWLTPFFVASDSRVATEHPDWLVRGTPVMREWDRDIAVLDVTHPDAAEHLGGVFRSLVATGFSFFKIDYVYAGAHPGPRRADVSGHDAYVAGMRIIREAVGPDSTVLGCGAPMLPSVGLVDAMRVSPDTAIAVEPKSGDVSQPSQLGARLAGAAREFMHGRLWVNDPDCLLVSPRVEDRAGWADHVASSGGWRCSSDRLADLDEWGATRTRELLTPSTGPA, from the coding sequence GTGCCGTCTCGGGCGCGCGTCTTCGAGCAGGGCTGGCAGTCCTGGAGTCCCACCGGTATCTACCCGGGTAACGCGACTTCGCCCCGGCCGTCCTCGGCGCAGATCGCGGCGAGCTGCTTCCGCTTCGACCGGCCGATGCCGGAGTCCGGCTTCCAGGGCGAGGGACTCATCGTGATCGACCCGGGCGACGGTGGCCCGGTGCGGTCGTGGTCCGCGGTGGATCACTCCGCCGAAGTCCCCTCCATCCGCGTACAGGCGCTCGGGGACCGGCTCGTCGTCTCCAGCCTGGGCGCTGTCCGGGAGACCGAGCACGCCGACCTTCCGCGCGCGCTCGTCGCCTGGGCCGAGGAAGTGGCGGCCGACGGTGGCGTGACGGCGGTCCGTCCGCTCGGTCCGGGGTGGAGCAGCTGGTACGGGCACTGGAACAAGGTCACCGAGCAGGACATCGCCGACACCCTGGTGCACGCCGAACGACTGGAGCTGCCGTTGGAGATCATCCAGCTCGACGACGGCTACCAGAACGCCATCGGGGACTGGCTCGACATCCGGCCGGGCTTCGGATCCCTTGAAGGAGTGGCGAAACGCGTCGCAGACACCGGGCGGCGGGCGGGCATCTGGCTGACGCCGTTCTTCGTGGCCTCCGACAGCCGGGTGGCGACCGAGCATCCGGACTGGCTGGTACGGGGCACGCCCGTGATGCGCGAGTGGGACCGGGACATCGCGGTGCTCGACGTGACACACCCTGACGCGGCGGAGCATCTCGGCGGCGTGTTCAGATCACTGGTAGCGACCGGGTTTTCGTTCTTCAAGATCGACTACGTCTACGCAGGAGCGCACCCCGGCCCTCGGCGCGCCGACGTGTCGGGGCATGACGCCTACGTGGCCGGGATGCGGATCATCCGCGAGGCGGTCGGCCCGGACTCGACCGTTCTCGGTTGTGGCGCACCGATGCTGCCCAGCGTGGGACTGGTCGACGCCATGCGGGTCAGCCCGGACACCGCGATCGCCGTCGAACCCAAGTCCGGGGACGTCAGTCAGCCCTCACAGCTTGGCGCGCGGCTGGCCGGGGCGGCGCGGGAGTTCATGCACGGCCGGTTGTGGGTCAACGATCCCGACTGCCTGCTGGTGTCTCCACGCGTGGAAGACCGCGCCGGCTGGGCGGATCACGTGGCCTCCAGCGGTGGGTGGAGGTGTTCGAGCGATCGCCTCGCCGACCTCGACGAGTGGGGAGCCACGCGCACCCGCGAGCTGCTCACGCCGTCAACCGGTCCTGCCTGA